From Phenylobacterium immobile (ATCC 35973), a single genomic window includes:
- the dnaE gene encoding DNA polymerase III subunit alpha: MTAGEHEGFVHLRVRSAYSLLEGAIKADAIGTLAQAAGMPAVALTDRANLFGALEFSVATKGAGVQPIIGCALPVSGLGEGGPDRWSKIPTLVLLAQNETGYLNLCELSSAAYLEIEPSDEPHVPWEKIKAHAGGLILLSGGPDGPADPLFAAGKTEEGRAVLADMHAAFTDRFYVELQRHGLPGEAAAEPELVAYAYETEAPLVATNDAYFKGRGMHAAHDALLCIADGAFIGQDERRRVTAEHWFKPAADMRALFADLPEACDNTLDIARRCAFMVKKRDPILPTFPTEGGRSEADELAHQAREGLKARMARGQANVYPVEEYEARLEREIGVIAQMGFPGYFLIVSDFIKWAKAHDIPVGPGRGSGAGSLVAYSLTITDLDPLRYGLLFERFLNPERVSMPDFDIDFCQERRVEVISYVQQRYGEDRVAQIITFGTLQARAVLRDVGRVLQLPLGQVDRLAKMVPANPANPVTLAKAIEIEPRLQQAKRDDDAVAQLLEVALQLEGLYRNASTHAAGVVISDRPLTELTPLYRDPRSELPATQFNMKWVESAGLVKFDFLGLKTLTVIDRALKYLEKRGAGVDMAAIPLDDAGAYELMSNAQTIGVFQLEGQGMRDTLRQLRPNSIEDVTAIVSLYRPGPMENIPLFVDNKFGRKAIDYLHPSLEGVLKETYGVIVYQEQVMQIAQILAGYSLGEADLLRRAMGKKKKEEMDLQRARFISGAEANNVPAAQAGSIFDLVDKFAGYGFNKSHAAAYAVVSYQTAWLKANAPVEFFAASMSLDMANTDKLSVFYQDARRFGVKVKSPDINCSGADFEVDDGEVLYALGAIRNVGFQAMQHVVEVRRAGGPFRDLFDFVERVDPRQVNRRTFETLARAGAFDSIHPSRAQAFAAAEKLVAYGQGVASDRASDQLSLLGDQSDAARPRLVKTEPWSAVQRLDEELAAVGFYLSGHPLDDMVEALRRKRTELYVDAIAKAEAGAEALRMAGVVRRKTEKPSRTGEKFAFVTFSDPTGEYEVLFPPETLRQCRDLLEPGAALSLRVRVKARDGEVRFFGDGVEPVEKAVENATAGLRVHVAAASAEIEALKARLGVTNPRGGEIVLVANLGAGREVEVKLPERYSLDRAVRGAIKTAPGVLFVEEV; the protein is encoded by the coding sequence TTGACCGCAGGCGAGCACGAGGGCTTCGTTCACCTGCGGGTGCGGTCGGCCTATTCGCTGCTTGAAGGCGCGATCAAGGCGGACGCGATCGGCACGTTGGCCCAGGCGGCGGGCATGCCGGCGGTGGCCCTTACCGATCGAGCCAACCTCTTCGGCGCGCTGGAATTCTCGGTCGCCACCAAGGGCGCTGGCGTCCAGCCGATCATCGGCTGCGCACTCCCGGTGTCGGGGCTGGGCGAGGGCGGTCCGGACCGCTGGTCGAAAATCCCCACCCTTGTCCTGCTGGCCCAGAACGAAACGGGTTACCTCAACCTCTGCGAACTGTCGTCGGCGGCCTATCTTGAGATCGAACCGTCGGACGAGCCCCATGTGCCCTGGGAGAAGATCAAGGCCCATGCAGGGGGCCTGATCCTGCTGTCGGGCGGGCCGGACGGCCCCGCCGACCCGCTGTTCGCCGCCGGCAAGACCGAAGAGGGGCGCGCCGTCCTGGCGGACATGCACGCCGCCTTTACTGATCGCTTCTACGTTGAACTCCAGCGCCACGGCTTGCCCGGCGAGGCTGCGGCCGAGCCTGAACTGGTCGCCTACGCCTATGAGACCGAGGCGCCGCTGGTCGCCACCAACGACGCCTACTTCAAGGGCCGCGGCATGCATGCCGCCCACGATGCGCTGCTCTGCATCGCCGACGGCGCCTTCATCGGCCAGGACGAACGTCGCCGCGTCACAGCCGAACACTGGTTCAAGCCGGCCGCCGACATGAGGGCGTTGTTCGCCGACCTGCCGGAGGCCTGCGACAACACCCTCGACATCGCGCGTCGCTGCGCCTTCATGGTCAAGAAGCGCGACCCGATCCTGCCGACCTTCCCGACCGAGGGCGGCCGCTCCGAAGCCGACGAACTGGCCCATCAGGCGCGCGAAGGCCTGAAGGCGCGCATGGCCAGGGGCCAGGCCAATGTCTACCCGGTCGAAGAGTACGAAGCGCGGCTGGAGCGGGAGATCGGGGTCATCGCCCAGATGGGTTTCCCCGGCTACTTCCTGATCGTCTCGGACTTCATCAAGTGGGCGAAGGCCCACGATATTCCAGTCGGCCCGGGCCGCGGTTCCGGCGCCGGCTCGCTGGTCGCCTATTCGCTGACGATCACCGACCTCGACCCCCTGCGATATGGCCTGCTGTTCGAGCGCTTCCTGAACCCTGAGCGGGTCTCGATGCCCGACTTCGACATCGACTTCTGCCAGGAGCGGCGGGTAGAGGTGATCAGCTATGTCCAGCAGCGCTACGGTGAAGACCGGGTGGCGCAGATCATCACGTTTGGAACGCTGCAGGCGCGCGCGGTCCTGCGCGACGTCGGTCGCGTTTTGCAGTTGCCGCTCGGGCAGGTGGACCGCCTGGCCAAGATGGTGCCGGCAAATCCGGCCAACCCCGTCACCCTGGCCAAGGCCATTGAGATCGAGCCAAGGCTGCAACAGGCCAAACGCGACGACGACGCCGTGGCCCAGTTGCTGGAGGTCGCGCTCCAGCTGGAGGGCCTTTACCGCAACGCGTCGACGCACGCCGCGGGCGTGGTGATCAGCGATCGGCCGCTCACTGAACTGACGCCGCTCTACCGCGATCCGCGTTCAGAGCTGCCGGCGACCCAATTCAACATGAAGTGGGTCGAAAGCGCCGGGCTGGTGAAGTTCGATTTCCTGGGGCTAAAAACGCTCACCGTCATCGACCGCGCGCTCAAGTATCTGGAGAAGCGCGGCGCTGGCGTCGACATGGCGGCGATTCCGCTCGACGACGCGGGCGCCTATGAGCTGATGAGCAACGCACAGACGATCGGCGTCTTTCAGTTGGAAGGGCAGGGGATGCGCGACACCCTGCGCCAACTGCGGCCCAATTCGATCGAAGACGTCACCGCCATCGTCTCGCTCTATCGGCCAGGGCCGATGGAGAACATCCCGTTGTTCGTCGACAACAAGTTCGGCCGCAAGGCGATCGACTACCTGCATCCAAGCCTCGAAGGGGTGCTCAAGGAGACTTACGGCGTCATCGTCTACCAGGAACAGGTGATGCAGATCGCCCAGATCCTGGCGGGCTATAGCCTGGGCGAAGCCGACCTTCTGCGCCGCGCCATGGGTAAGAAGAAGAAGGAGGAGATGGACCTCCAGCGCGCCCGGTTCATCTCCGGCGCCGAGGCCAACAATGTGCCGGCGGCCCAGGCCGGCTCCATCTTCGATCTGGTCGACAAGTTCGCGGGCTACGGCTTCAACAAGAGCCATGCGGCCGCCTACGCCGTCGTCAGCTATCAGACCGCCTGGCTGAAGGCCAACGCGCCAGTCGAGTTCTTCGCTGCGTCCATGAGCCTCGACATGGCCAACACCGACAAGCTCTCGGTGTTCTACCAGGACGCCCGGCGCTTCGGCGTGAAGGTGAAGAGCCCTGACATCAACTGCTCCGGCGCCGACTTCGAGGTCGACGACGGCGAGGTGCTCTATGCGCTAGGCGCTATCCGCAACGTCGGCTTCCAGGCGATGCAGCATGTAGTTGAGGTGCGCCGGGCCGGCGGGCCGTTCCGCGACCTGTTCGACTTCGTCGAGCGTGTTGATCCGCGGCAGGTGAACCGCCGGACCTTCGAGACCCTTGCCCGCGCCGGCGCCTTTGATTCCATCCACCCCAGCCGCGCCCAGGCTTTTGCGGCGGCCGAGAAGCTGGTCGCTTACGGGCAGGGCGTGGCGTCCGACCGCGCCTCTGACCAGTTGAGCCTTTTGGGCGACCAGTCCGACGCCGCGCGGCCGCGCCTGGTCAAGACCGAACCCTGGAGCGCCGTCCAGCGCCTGGACGAGGAACTGGCCGCCGTCGGCTTCTACCTGTCCGGCCACCCGCTCGACGACATGGTTGAGGCGCTCCGCCGCAAGCGCACCGAACTTTACGTCGACGCGATCGCCAAGGCCGAGGCCGGCGCGGAGGCCTTGCGCATGGCCGGCGTCGTGCGCCGCAAGACCGAGAAGCCGTCACGGACCGGCGAGAAGTTCGCCTTCGTCACCTTCTCCGATCCGACTGGCGAATACGAGGTGCTGTTCCCGCCGGAGACGCTACGCCAGTGCCGCGACCTGCTGGAGCCCGGCGCGGCGCTTTCCCTGCGCGTGCGGGTGAAGGCGCGCGACGGCGAGGTCCGCTTCTTCGGCGACGGCGTCGAGCCTGTGGAAAAGGCCGTGGAGAACGCCA
- the sidA gene encoding cell division inhibitor SidA, which yields MVRLARESLAFASVASFVWMVVQVTGYIG from the coding sequence ATGGTTCGTCTCGCGCGGGAATCGCTGGCATTTGCATCCGTGGCCAGCTTTGTCTGGATGGTCGTTCAGGTGACCGGCTACATCGGCTGA